In the genome of Planctomycetaceae bacterium, the window TTCGTTCTTCTCAAAGGCCGGTTGCAGGTATGGCTGCGCCCGCGTGCCCTTGATGCCGATGGCCCACCAGACCTCGGCCTCGTTTGCGCCATGCCGGCGCGCCCAGCCCTCCAGCGCCCGGAACGGTGGCCAGTGTGGCTTCGATCCCGTCTCAACCGCAGCGGCATACTTCACATTCGAGCCGACGACGCCCTTGACGCCGCTGCCAATAACGCCCCTTTCGACCCGTGGTGTGATGCTGGCTCTCAGCCGCCCAGTGTCCACCGGGGCTAGAATCTTGGCGTCGCGCTCTACCATCAGCGTACAGGTGCGCATTGTCTCTACCAACGGCGA includes:
- a CDS encoding HK97 gp10 family phage protein gives rise to the protein MPRLDEATRLEIKGLKETQAKMEQVARDLEGSPLVETMRTCTLMVERDAKILAPVDTGRLRASITPRVERGVIGSGVKGVVGSNVKYAAAVETGSKPHWPPFRALEGWARRHGANEAEVWWAIGIKGTRAQPYLQPAFEKNESAIKDKLEDFVVKIVAK